The genomic region AGAGTAAGTCGGCGCCACATTCATTAAATATAGAAGGTTAGTTAACACAAGATGTTAGCTAACCTTTTTTTGTGTATCAAGGTTTTTAGGCAAAATAAAAAGCCTAAATGCTTTGCGCATTAGGCTCAATATTTTTAAGGAATACAGTTTTAAAAATTAATTTTTTGTATCCATTGTATTTTTCTCAGTTGCTAGGATGGCATTTTTTACATCACTTTTAGCATAAGTAGGACAAGTCTTATATGTTCTACAAGAAGATAGGCCTAAAAGTAAAAGACCTGAACAGATAATTAAAAAGCGTTTCATTATAAATTTTTTATTGTACCATCAAATTACAACCTCTAATATCGGTATTATCAAAGCGACCTAAAACATAAAAATGATTAAAGTCCTTGCCTGGAGCACCGATATCTTTAGTTTCAATAAAACAACAGGATTCAATATTTCCCAAATCAATGACATTAATACCTCCACGTTTAGAAGTTGATAATGCAAATGGATCATTGATCTCCCTAAAATAAATACGCATCCAAGGTGGTGTGAAGAATTGTTCATCTCCAAGAGAATATCCTTGAGATAAGAGTTCAGTCATACCATATTCAGAATGTATTAGGTCAGAGTTAAAAGCCTTTTTAAGTTGTTGATGTACTTCTTCTCTTGTGATTTCCTTACGTCTTCCTTTCATACCACCAGTTTCCATAATTGTAATGTTGGAGTAGTCTGAGGGAAATTTTTCAGCGAAATCAAGTAAAGCGAAAGTGACACCAAATAAAATAGCCTTTTCACCACTTTGTTGTATTTCCTGCAATTTATTTGCCAATTTCTGAAGATCATCTAAGTAGAAGTCTGATTTATCAGCAGATAGCTCCATGAAGTCACTGACCATACAGATAAGAGAGGCATCTTTTCTTTCTAAGTAACTAGGAAGAAGAGCTAGAATATGAATATTCTCTAATGATCCATATATAGATTGGAAGAAAGATGTAGTGATCTTTTTATAATGATTAAGGTCTGAAACATAATGTTGACTTCTTACACTACCTGTAGTACCACTACTTCTAAAAATGATTTCTTCATCAATATTCTCACAAAGAACCTTTTGAGTCTTAAAAAACTCAATAGGCATAAACGGAATGTCAGTAATCTTATGTATATTATTAGGAGAAACTCCAAGATACTTCAAATAACTTGCATAAATTGGATTAGCAACAGCTTGAAAGTGAAAAGCTTCTAGTGCTGCAGATTCAAAATCCTGATCATTTTGAATAGAAAATATTTTTTTCTTGAATTGATGAATGAATTCCATTATATGCTTTTATGAATGTATATAAATGATTTTCTTCGTATAGAAATATCCTTGTAAAATAATTAATTCAGTATTGTGACACAAAGTTCGCAGACTAAATAAAATTATCATAATAACTATGATTTCGCTAAGATATATAACTCAATTTTTAAAGCGTATTCGTCCGTTGTTAATACTTCTGATGCTCTCATCTTGTTTTGGTGAGCCAGAATTTCCATTGGAACCAGAAATAGAATTTGCCTGGATTGAAAATTATAATTCAGAGGAAAAGAAAGATAGTGTATATATCGCTTTTACTTTTAAAGATGGAGATGGCGATCTTGGCTTAGATCCAGAAGATAATGAAGGCCCTTACGCTCCTAAAACTATTGATCCGGTAAATGGAGATACAATAGACAATAAGTACCACAATAATTATTTTGTTGAAGTATTAAGAAAAGAAGAAGACGGCACTTATCAGCCCGTAACATATGAAGGCGAAACTAATTTCAATGGTCGTTTTCCAATGTTGAATACCTCAGGAAGAGATAGACCTTTAGAAGGGGAACTCCGGTATGGTATTGTCCTTTGGTTTGATGGTGTATTTGAGTCACCATTATACAAAGGAGATTCAGTGAAGTTTAATATTCATATTTGTGATAGAGCATTAAATGAAAGTAATGAAATCACAACGGAAGGAATAGAGATAGGATCTCCGAAACGTAAAGAAGATAATGAAGAACCCCCTCAAAATCAGCCAGAGTGATTTTTAAGGGGGTTCCCTTTTTTTAAGGCAAGCTTACTTACCCTTCAAAGTTGATGATAAATGATATTTTATGTAATCGTATCGCATCAACAGTATGCATATATAATGAGGTATCCACAGGGTCAGCTACATTAAGTAGTCCATGTGAAATTCTTATCTCAGGAGATAAGCAAAACATTCGATTGTAAATGTGCATACCAAATCCCCAAGTGAAAGATAGATTGTATTCCTTCAATGTAATCCAAAACTCTTCTCGAGTAGATTCTTGTTTGGTTGCAACAGTAAATGAAGGAGTTAAACCACCTAAAAGATAAAGCCTGTGATTCTTTCTTCTTTTGGATTGATACTTAAACATGATAGGTATTTCCAAAGAGGTATTGGATTGTAATTGTACCAAATCACGATTAGGGTCAATGATAATATCGTCTGAAGAAGGAAGGTTATATCCTAAAGAGTCGATTGTAAACCTTCTAGAATAAAAAGATACATTAGGTGATATTCGTAAATGCCAATGGTTATCGTCAGATAATTTGATATTCATTAAAAAACCTAATAAAAAGCTTGCTGTAGTTTGAGGAGTGATATATACAGCAGTTGTATCAGTACCGTTAATTTGAAAAGCATTTTCCGACGGATCTAAACCAACTGGTGATGAAACAAAACCTAGCTGAAATCCATAATGGAATTTCTTTTTATCAAAATTAGGCAGATTTAGTATTGTACTGGTTTTACCTTTTTGTTGAGCTTTTGCAGTGTATGAAAAAGCCAACAAAAAGATAAAACTTGTAATAATTATTTTTGGCCAGTATAAACTGAACTTATTCCAAACGTGAGTGGTGTACATGTGACTGATTTATAGCCCAACTTGTCTAAGATATCAGTAAAGGCCTTTCCATATGGGAATTTTTCTACTGACTCTGGAAGATAAGTATACGCTGAGTTATCTTTTGAAACAATCTTTCCTATTGTTGGAAGGACTTTCATAGAGTAAAATCTATATAAGTGCTTGAATAGGAAATTAGTTGGTTGTGAAAATTCAAGTACAACTAATGTGCCATTAGGTCTAAGTACTCTTTGTATTTCTGATAACCCTTTTTCAAGATTCTCAAAGTTTCTCACACCAAAAGCAACAGTAACAGCATCAAAAGAATTGTCTTCGAAAGGAAGGTTTTCAGAGTCACCAATCTGTAAATCGATTTTGTCTGAAAGTCCTTTTTTAGCTACTTTCTCTCTACCAACTTCAACCATTCCAGCTGA from Flammeovirga agarivorans harbors:
- the ubiE gene encoding bifunctional demethylmenaquinone methyltransferase/2-methoxy-6-polyprenyl-1,4-benzoquinol methylase UbiE: MTVLPYKDSNDGKKEQVASMFDNISSKYDLLNRVLSGGIDIYWRKVAINKLKSKQPKTILDVATGTGDLALQAWSTLQPEKITGADISAGMVEVGREKVAKKGLSDKIDLQIGDSENLPFEDNSFDAVTVAFGVRNFENLEKGLSEIQRVLRPNGTLVVLEFSQPTNFLFKHLYRFYSMKVLPTIGKIVSKDNSAYTYLPESVEKFPYGKAFTDILDKLGYKSVTCTPLTFGISSVYTGQK
- a CDS encoding LuxE/PaaK family acyltransferase; translation: MEFIHQFKKKIFSIQNDQDFESAALEAFHFQAVANPIYASYLKYLGVSPNNIHKITDIPFMPIEFFKTQKVLCENIDEEIIFRSSGTTGSVRSQHYVSDLNHYKKITTSFFQSIYGSLENIHILALLPSYLERKDASLICMVSDFMELSADKSDFYLDDLQKLANKLQEIQQSGEKAILFGVTFALLDFAEKFPSDYSNITIMETGGMKGRRKEITREEVHQQLKKAFNSDLIHSEYGMTELLSQGYSLGDEQFFTPPWMRIYFREINDPFALSTSKRGGINVIDLGNIESCCFIETKDIGAPGKDFNHFYVLGRFDNTDIRGCNLMVQ
- the porT gene encoding type IX secretion/gliding motility protein PorT/SprT, which encodes MYTTHVWNKFSLYWPKIIITSFIFLLAFSYTAKAQQKGKTSTILNLPNFDKKKFHYGFQLGFVSSPVGLDPSENAFQINGTDTTAVYITPQTTASFLLGFLMNIKLSDDNHWHLRISPNVSFYSRRFTIDSLGYNLPSSDDIIIDPNRDLVQLQSNTSLEIPIMFKYQSKRRKNHRLYLLGGLTPSFTVATKQESTREEFWITLKEYNLSFTWGFGMHIYNRMFCLSPEIRISHGLLNVADPVDTSLYMHTVDAIRLHKISFIINFEG